A part of Corynebacterium mustelae genomic DNA contains:
- the deoC gene encoding deoxyribose-phosphate aldolase, with the protein MRNSLLIDHTLLAATAHQREVETLIDEAKQHGFASVCVNPVWVSFAAERLAESPVKVCTVIGFPLGANTSAVKAFEAEDAIQNGAEELDMVINIGAARAGDWDTVEADIRAVVHAAAGRALVKVIIETCYLSDSEIVEACRRAQAAGADFVKTSTGFGTAGAKKDHVALMRETVGDALGVKASGGIKTATDFAAMVAAGANRIGTSNGVALLVGVN; encoded by the coding sequence ATGCGTAACTCACTTTTGATCGATCACACCTTGCTTGCCGCTACCGCGCACCAACGCGAGGTAGAAACCCTCATCGATGAAGCTAAACAGCACGGCTTTGCTTCCGTATGTGTTAACCCAGTATGGGTGTCTTTTGCTGCCGAGCGCTTAGCCGAATCACCGGTAAAGGTCTGTACTGTCATCGGTTTTCCGTTAGGTGCCAACACGTCAGCGGTTAAAGCCTTCGAAGCGGAGGATGCCATTCAAAACGGCGCCGAAGAACTCGACATGGTTATCAATATCGGTGCAGCACGCGCCGGTGACTGGGACACTGTCGAAGCAGACATCCGCGCCGTTGTCCACGCTGCGGCAGGGCGAGCACTGGTTAAGGTCATCATTGAAACTTGCTACCTTTCGGATTCCGAGATTGTGGAAGCGTGTCGACGAGCACAGGCAGCAGGTGCTGATTTCGTGAAAACATCAACCGGCTTCGGCACGGCGGGAGCTAAGAAAGACCACGTTGCGTTGATGCGCGAAACGGTCGGCGACGCTCTCGGCGTTAAAGCATCCGGCGGAATTAAGACTGCAACTGATTTCGCAGCCATGGTGGCTGCAGGAGCTAATCGAATCGGCACCTCAAATGGTGTCGCGCTACTTGTGGGGGTGAACTAA
- a CDS encoding sugar-binding transcriptional regulator → MDDRDWKAIDAAKLYYQLDLSQSEIAEKLKVSRPTVSKLLKRAHDRGFVRIDIIDPREVGSDRSRELCARFGLVEVQIVTGQPRDRNDLLLGLGRLGAEMLQGLLRDGDILGISWGNTMYAVAKQLERQNLRGVQVVQLKGGMSHSDKATNDFETMDLFCRALNATANLLPLPAVFRNAEVKRLVEQEPHIRDIMKAGRDANIALFTVGAANPDSILFQLDYFTEQDKKVIIEKSIGDICSRWVGRDGTVSVPEIDERTVGISLPELKRKHTRILVAGGLDKAEAIWVALRAGFATHLVVDSDTAAKLLELEVAEESSKS, encoded by the coding sequence ATGGACGATCGTGATTGGAAAGCAATTGATGCCGCAAAGTTGTACTACCAATTAGACCTTTCGCAGTCGGAGATCGCTGAAAAGCTCAAAGTTTCACGTCCTACGGTGTCGAAGTTATTAAAGCGTGCGCATGATCGGGGGTTCGTGCGCATAGATATTATTGATCCGCGTGAGGTGGGGTCGGATCGCTCGCGTGAGTTGTGTGCGCGGTTTGGATTGGTTGAGGTTCAAATTGTCACTGGACAACCACGTGACCGCAATGATTTGTTGTTGGGGCTTGGCAGGTTAGGGGCGGAGATGTTGCAAGGTCTGCTGCGCGATGGTGATATTTTGGGTATTAGCTGGGGAAATACCATGTATGCGGTGGCGAAGCAGCTGGAGCGGCAGAATCTTAGGGGGGTTCAAGTTGTTCAGTTAAAGGGCGGGATGTCACATAGTGACAAGGCGACGAATGATTTTGAAACGATGGATTTGTTCTGTCGGGCACTTAATGCCACGGCGAATCTGTTGCCGTTGCCAGCGGTTTTTCGTAATGCTGAGGTAAAACGGTTGGTGGAGCAGGAACCGCATATCCGCGACATTATGAAGGCGGGGCGGGATGCGAACATCGCGTTGTTTACGGTGGGGGCAGCTAACCCTGATTCGATATTGTTCCAGTTAGATTACTTCACAGAACAAGATAAGAAAGTAATAATTGAAAAGTCTATTGGTGACATTTGTTCCCGCTGGGTTGGCCGGGATGGGACTGTGAGTGTGCCGGAGATTGATGAGCGAACCGTGGGTATTTCTTTACCTGAGCTTAAGCGAAAGCATACGCGCATATTAGTAGCAGGGGGATTGGATAAGGCGGAGGCTATCTGGGTGGCGCTGCGTGCGGGCTTTGCGACGCACTTGGTGGTCGATTCTGACACGGCGGCGAAGTTGCTGGAATTAGAGGTGGCTGAGGAATCGTCGAAAAGCTAA
- a CDS encoding copper homeostasis protein CutC has protein sequence MTKIEIAVQNVAGARIAFNAGADRIELCQALHATGGLTPSNATIRACVDVGIGVHVLIRPRPGGFCYTHDEVALMAEEARDAISCGAAGIVIGAALPDRTLDTVALEKLVTAANGASVTVHRVFDTLTDREAALKTCSELGITRVLTSAGEHRAVDKPELLKELASASSGVEIMAGGGITPANVELLRDTGVHAIHASCSSIGPDTGPSGPGGGEQHTYITDRETVTALVKSVRTWKTRS, from the coding sequence ATGACCAAGATAGAAATTGCCGTCCAGAACGTAGCAGGTGCCCGCATTGCTTTTAACGCCGGTGCCGACCGAATCGAACTGTGCCAAGCGCTCCACGCAACCGGCGGCCTGACCCCTTCCAATGCGACGATACGCGCCTGCGTCGACGTGGGCATAGGCGTCCACGTATTAATCCGCCCCCGACCCGGTGGGTTTTGCTACACCCACGATGAGGTAGCCCTCATGGCAGAAGAAGCCCGCGACGCCATCTCCTGCGGGGCCGCTGGCATCGTGATAGGGGCGGCGCTACCGGACCGCACCTTGGACACAGTGGCACTAGAAAAACTAGTAACAGCGGCAAATGGTGCATCAGTAACCGTGCACCGGGTTTTCGACACCTTGACGGACCGGGAAGCTGCGTTGAAAACCTGCTCCGAACTCGGCATTACCCGGGTGCTTACCTCCGCTGGCGAGCATAGAGCCGTCGATAAGCCTGAGCTTCTTAAGGAACTCGCGTCGGCATCGTCGGGTGTAGAGATCATGGCTGGTGGTGGGATAACCCCGGCAAATGTCGAACTACTACGTGATACGGGTGTCCATGCCATTCACGCATCTTGTAGTTCTATCGGGCCAGATACCGGCCCAAGCGGCCCTGGAGGCGGAGAACAGCATACCTACATCACCGACCGCGAAACAGTAACGGCACTAGTAAAATCCGTACGAACCTGGAAAACCAGATCATGA
- a CDS encoding ROK family protein codes for MSTQTILGIDIGGTKTAYILVDETGAIIARHRHDTTDAAAMVAQIVEYVGFLHPYPAAIGIGTTGIVDPKHGKILAASDAISGWSGFQLRTILEAKLGIPVVVENDVNAFLLGEFSHGGHGTNNLLGVMLGTGVGGAVLYNGTLIKGESGAAAEIGHMPGFGDLPCTCGGFGHLETRSAGRAIAKRYTERTGIAATTQDVAQSARAGDTDACEVLYDAGFQLGKALCMAATLFDVTTVVIGGGVLGAWDILQPACHDALETYPLVTGKNIAIRHAQVGDDAVALGAIFAARAAITG; via the coding sequence ATGAGCACTCAGACCATTCTTGGCATTGACATCGGCGGCACCAAAACCGCATATATCCTGGTTGATGAAACTGGTGCGATCATCGCTCGGCATCGTCACGACACAACCGACGCCGCCGCTATGGTAGCGCAGATCGTCGAATACGTGGGGTTTCTTCACCCATACCCAGCCGCCATCGGAATTGGCACCACGGGAATTGTTGACCCAAAGCACGGGAAAATACTCGCAGCATCCGACGCCATTTCCGGTTGGTCCGGGTTCCAACTGCGGACAATATTGGAAGCAAAACTTGGAATCCCAGTAGTCGTTGAAAACGACGTGAACGCCTTTCTCCTCGGCGAATTCAGTCACGGCGGGCATGGCACCAACAATTTGCTCGGCGTCATGTTGGGTACCGGCGTTGGTGGTGCTGTGCTCTATAACGGCACTCTCATTAAAGGCGAATCGGGGGCTGCGGCTGAAATAGGCCACATGCCTGGTTTCGGCGACCTTCCATGCACCTGTGGCGGCTTTGGCCACCTGGAAACCCGGTCAGCAGGTCGTGCGATTGCAAAACGCTACACTGAGCGCACCGGAATCGCAGCCACCACGCAAGATGTGGCACAATCCGCTCGTGCTGGGGATACTGATGCGTGTGAAGTGCTTTATGACGCAGGTTTTCAGCTCGGCAAAGCACTCTGCATGGCGGCCACGCTTTTCGACGTCACCACCGTGGTCATCGGCGGCGGCGTACTGGGCGCATGGGACATCCTCCAACCGGCATGCCATGATGCGCTCGAAACCTACCCGCTGGTGACGGGCAAGAACATAGCCATTCGGCACGCCCAAGTTGGTGATGACGCGGTTGCCTTGGGAGCCATATTCGCAGCGCGCGCAGCGATAACCGGTTAA
- a CDS encoding aldose 1-epimerase family protein: MFKLPLSKEWFTLEPRTLVTHEEFIVTGWQYPSGVAAVKIENSRGSIEILPFMGQIIWDVVFDGVSLTMKNMFNEPKPADIIVDTYGCFAFHSGLLAAGCPAPDDTHPLHGEFPCAPFESAWIELVDDSVAVSGTYEYVQGFGHHYEATPTVRLGRGETEFDIDLEVTNLSEYQPMPLQYMCHMNYAYVPGATFGGTLPDDAFKIRRSIPAHVHPTPQWQEFIDELATTSAYTTLTEPERYDPEIVWFAEDLPQYGAEVEVTMDTFFARFNSEEFPVATRWVLYNPDQQVAAFVLPGTCRPEGYNAAEAAGTLIKLAAGETRKFHVRTGMKG, from the coding sequence ATGTTTAAGCTTCCACTCAGTAAGGAATGGTTTACGCTCGAACCCCGCACGCTTGTGACTCATGAGGAATTCATCGTCACTGGCTGGCAGTATCCCAGTGGCGTAGCGGCAGTGAAAATCGAAAATTCCAGGGGCAGTATTGAAATCCTGCCGTTTATGGGGCAAATCATCTGGGACGTGGTGTTTGATGGTGTGTCGCTAACCATGAAAAACATGTTTAACGAGCCGAAACCTGCCGATATTATCGTTGATACCTATGGTTGTTTCGCTTTCCACTCCGGCCTACTCGCCGCAGGTTGCCCCGCACCCGATGACACCCACCCACTTCATGGTGAGTTTCCGTGCGCACCGTTTGAATCCGCGTGGATCGAGCTTGTCGACGACTCCGTCGCCGTTTCCGGCACCTACGAATACGTTCAGGGCTTCGGCCACCACTACGAGGCCACCCCGACCGTACGACTTGGACGTGGCGAAACCGAATTCGATATCGACCTTGAGGTGACAAACCTATCGGAATACCAGCCGATGCCGCTGCAGTATATGTGCCACATGAATTACGCATATGTACCAGGGGCAACCTTCGGCGGCACTCTCCCCGACGACGCATTTAAAATCCGACGTAGCATACCCGCTCACGTACACCCCACTCCACAGTGGCAGGAATTTATCGACGAGCTGGCAACTACCTCGGCCTACACCACGCTGACCGAACCAGAACGCTACGATCCTGAGATCGTATGGTTTGCCGAAGACCTCCCGCAGTACGGTGCCGAAGTTGAAGTCACGATGGATACATTCTTCGCGAGGTTTAACTCTGAAGAATTCCCGGTAGCAACCAGGTGGGTGCTGTATAACCCGGATCAGCAGGTGGCTGCATTCGTTCTGCCAGGTACCTGTCGGCCGGAAGGCTATAATGCCGCCGAAGCTGCCGGAACACTGATTAAGCTTGCGGCTGGCGAAACGAGGAAGTTCCACGTCCGCACCGGAATGAAAGGATAA
- a CDS encoding alpha-L-fucosidase, whose translation MLNFELRTGPVFSPAPRYPDVTVPDWWRDMKLGVFVHWGIYSVPAWAEVDDGNYIPPEHSYAHHHYAEWIGNTMRIPGSLAAEYVAEKYGFGTSYEDLADHFDASLFDATAIMRTFRSIGAGYVIPTAKHHDGFCLWDTKTTPFNTVNRGPKRDLISEFARAARAADLRVGLYYSGALDWHVSDFPPIQSNRELFVYRRNDAAFAKYCAEQIDELISTFRPDIFWNDIEWPDAGKGVDEFGLAAVLRDYLTQVPAGVVNDRFGIPVHGHLTREYSDVEEIIDHPWEATRGLGASFGYNQQESNEHVLSAPELVKLLAHTVARNGNLLLNIGLDAAGRIPEIYIPTLNGLAWWMDAHGDAVIGTRPYRGLGEPNNHWAAVTKNDEVFIYLMQPETGEIPGLDHALFTLDGRPVAEVLPDDQRGLPVAVLRAAHAYNSRGAL comes from the coding sequence GTGCTTAATTTCGAATTACGTACCGGCCCGGTTTTCTCCCCAGCACCACGCTATCCCGATGTGACGGTTCCGGACTGGTGGCGGGATATGAAACTGGGGGTGTTTGTGCACTGGGGTATTTACTCCGTGCCCGCCTGGGCTGAAGTAGACGATGGCAACTATATTCCTCCCGAGCACTCCTATGCTCATCATCACTATGCCGAATGGATCGGCAATACCATGCGCATTCCGGGCAGTTTGGCGGCGGAATACGTCGCTGAGAAATACGGGTTTGGCACCAGTTATGAAGATCTGGCCGACCATTTCGATGCTTCGCTTTTCGACGCCACCGCCATCATGCGGACTTTCCGAAGCATTGGCGCGGGCTATGTTATCCCCACAGCGAAACACCACGATGGTTTTTGCCTATGGGACACCAAAACCACCCCGTTTAACACGGTGAATCGCGGCCCCAAACGTGACCTCATTAGCGAGTTTGCTCGCGCGGCACGTGCGGCGGATCTTAGGGTCGGCCTCTATTATTCCGGGGCGTTGGACTGGCATGTGAGCGATTTTCCACCTATCCAAAGCAATCGCGAATTATTTGTCTATCGGCGCAATGATGCGGCGTTTGCGAAATATTGTGCCGAACAAATAGACGAGCTTATTTCCACGTTCCGCCCGGATATTTTCTGGAACGATATCGAATGGCCAGATGCTGGTAAGGGCGTTGACGAATTTGGGCTAGCCGCAGTGCTGCGTGATTACCTCACGCAGGTACCAGCCGGGGTTGTTAATGATCGATTCGGAATTCCGGTCCACGGCCATTTAACCCGGGAGTATTCCGACGTTGAAGAGATTATTGACCACCCATGGGAGGCAACCCGGGGGTTGGGTGCGTCTTTTGGCTATAACCAACAAGAAAGCAACGAACATGTGCTCAGTGCCCCGGAATTGGTGAAGCTTCTCGCGCATACGGTTGCGCGCAATGGGAATTTGCTGCTGAATATCGGATTGGATGCGGCAGGACGAATCCCAGAAATATATATCCCCACACTCAACGGGCTAGCTTGGTGGATGGACGCTCACGGTGATGCGGTCATCGGCACCCGCCCATACCGCGGTCTGGGGGAGCCGAACAATCATTGGGCTGCAGTGACCAAAAACGATGAGGTATTCATCTACCTCATGCAGCCAGAAACGGGCGAAATACCGGGGCTCGACCACGCATTATTCACCCTAGACGGCAGGCCAGTTGCTGAGGTGCTTCCAGACGATCAACGGGGGTTGCCGGTTGCCGTGCTGCGCGCAGCCCACGCCTATAACTCAAGGGGTGCACTATGA
- the fucP gene encoding L-fucose:H+ symporter permease — translation MPFGVIPNHAIQERDGYLDRTPWFQFILISICFPMWGAAASLNDILITQFKSIFTLSDFASAFVQSAFYGGYFIIAIPASRIIKRYSYKLSILIGLSLYIVGCTLFFPASHMATYSVFLVALFAIAVGLSFLETSCNTYSTMLGPKKTSTLRLNISQTFYPLGSILGILLGKYLVFTDGDALHLQMESMSHDEKASFAQEMLQRTLQPYQFIIMILVVLLIIVALTQMPTCKPLADENHVAKASIGETLSYLASNAKFLRGIAVQFLYVGMQTAVWSFTIRLALNLDESLNERSASTFMIWAFVAFFLGKFSANILMTKLNENVVLILYSVLGSLALVYVMLVPNLTAVYAAVLVSGLFGPCWATIYSRSLDAIEDKRHTETGGAVIVMSIIGGAVVPLIQGFVSDTIGSLQFSFVVNLVCFVAVLLYFLTLWREEKTSAPIVSDHKGETAHV, via the coding sequence ATGCCGTTCGGAGTTATTCCTAATCATGCGATCCAAGAACGGGACGGCTATCTCGATCGCACACCGTGGTTTCAATTCATTTTGATCTCGATTTGTTTCCCCATGTGGGGTGCAGCTGCCAGTCTCAATGACATCCTGATTACGCAATTCAAGTCGATTTTTACCCTGTCGGATTTCGCCTCGGCATTCGTCCAATCGGCCTTCTACGGTGGTTATTTCATCATCGCCATCCCGGCGTCGCGAATTATCAAACGATACAGCTATAAACTAAGCATCCTCATTGGGTTGTCACTGTATATCGTCGGATGTACCCTGTTTTTCCCAGCATCCCATATGGCTACCTACAGTGTGTTCCTGGTAGCTCTGTTCGCCATCGCGGTGGGTTTAAGCTTTTTGGAGACTTCCTGCAACACCTATTCAACGATGCTTGGGCCCAAGAAAACTTCCACCCTGCGGCTGAATATCTCCCAGACCTTCTATCCGCTTGGTTCCATCCTGGGTATCCTGCTGGGCAAGTACCTGGTATTCACCGATGGTGATGCGCTGCATCTGCAAATGGAGTCCATGAGCCACGATGAAAAAGCATCCTTTGCCCAGGAAATGCTGCAACGTACCCTCCAGCCCTACCAATTCATCATCATGATCTTAGTGGTTTTGCTGATCATCGTTGCTCTAACCCAGATGCCCACCTGTAAACCGCTAGCTGATGAAAACCATGTGGCTAAAGCCTCGATCGGCGAAACCTTGTCTTACTTGGCATCTAATGCGAAATTCCTGCGTGGTATCGCGGTGCAATTCCTCTACGTTGGTATGCAAACCGCTGTGTGGTCTTTTACCATTCGGCTGGCTTTAAACCTGGATGAATCCTTGAACGAGCGCTCCGCCTCCACTTTCATGATTTGGGCATTCGTAGCATTCTTCTTGGGTAAATTCTCTGCCAATATTCTCATGACCAAGTTGAATGAAAACGTCGTTTTGATTCTGTACTCGGTGCTAGGGTCCTTGGCCTTGGTCTATGTCATGTTGGTTCCTAACCTCACCGCAGTCTATGCCGCAGTGCTGGTCTCTGGGCTTTTTGGCCCATGCTGGGCAACCATCTATTCCCGTTCCCTAGACGCAATTGAGGATAAACGTCACACCGAAACTGGTGGCGCAGTGATCGTCATGTCGATTATCGGTGGTGCGGTTGTGCCTCTTATCCAGGGCTTTGTTTCCGACACAATCGGTTCCTTGCAATTCTCCTTCGTAGTTAACCTCGTGTGCTTCGTGGCGGTATTGCTGTACTTCCTTACGTTGTGGCGGGAAGAAAAGACCAGCGCGCCTATCGTTTCTGACCATAAAGGAGAAACCGCTCATGTTTAA
- a CDS encoding ABC transporter ATP-binding protein, which yields MAEVPIYSEWWKLEMNTGEYSPIAQANSGGVEPLLSLRDLEVSIAVRGGSVRPLQGVNLDIYPGETVGIVGESGSGKSMTALALMGLLPPGGMVSGGEMRFAGADLLGRSETEVKRSRGMDMGMIFQDPLTSLNPTLTIGVQLMEPLRYHTDLDKKQCYDRAIEVLKKVGMPRPERVMQEYPHQLSGGMRQRVMIAIALICQPKLLIADEPTTALDVTTQRQILDLIDSLKQEFNTAVMLITHDMGVVAGRTDRIAVMYAGRIVETGSTRAIFRKPQHQYTRSLIAALPEQARRTGQRLYTIEGRPPSLRGNILGCAFAARCPRSEAVCFSQQPHFRSTLKDQPGHIVACHFPAGPPLITEDATSVMELKDTTDSRPLLEVENVVKEYPAFSSGIFRRRIGSVHAVSDVSISVREHETLGIVGESGCGKSTLGRLIAVLDELSSGTVTFNGADIAGVRGGRRKALHRDVQMMFQDSAAAMDPRMRIDSILTEPLSIQGIGTKEQRLEKARELLAAVGLGEDALARYPHEFSGGQLQRIGLARALALDPKLIVCDEPVSALDVSVQAQVLNLMRDLQQRLGLTYVFISHDLSVVRYVSDRIGVMYLGKLVEIGPADAVVDHSRHPYTKALVESIPVADPDRISDDTIVLQGEPASAINPPEGCRFKTRCPFATAECGTEPELRDNGAGHFVACHHPLDVMKPTISPEGEACCA from the coding sequence ATGGCAGAAGTTCCAATTTACAGTGAATGGTGGAAGCTAGAAATGAACACTGGTGAATACAGCCCGATCGCTCAGGCGAACTCAGGTGGTGTTGAACCGCTTTTGAGCTTGCGTGACCTGGAGGTCAGTATTGCTGTACGAGGTGGCAGCGTGCGCCCGCTCCAAGGGGTCAATCTCGATATTTATCCTGGGGAAACCGTCGGTATTGTGGGCGAGTCTGGAAGCGGCAAGTCCATGACCGCCTTGGCCCTTATGGGATTATTGCCTCCCGGCGGCATGGTCAGTGGTGGTGAGATGCGGTTTGCCGGTGCCGATTTGCTGGGGCGCAGCGAGACAGAAGTTAAGCGTTCGCGGGGGATGGATATGGGAATGATCTTCCAGGATCCATTGACCTCCCTTAACCCCACATTGACCATCGGCGTGCAACTGATGGAACCGCTGCGGTACCACACCGACTTGGATAAAAAGCAATGCTACGACCGGGCAATTGAGGTTTTGAAAAAGGTTGGTATGCCTCGACCTGAGCGGGTGATGCAAGAGTACCCGCATCAACTGTCGGGCGGTATGCGGCAGCGGGTGATGATCGCTATTGCGTTGATCTGTCAACCGAAGTTGCTGATCGCCGATGAACCAACGACAGCCTTGGATGTGACTACCCAGCGTCAGATTCTTGACCTAATAGATTCACTCAAACAGGAATTTAATACGGCGGTCATGCTTATCACCCATGACATGGGTGTGGTGGCTGGCCGGACTGATCGCATTGCGGTGATGTACGCCGGGCGCATAGTAGAAACAGGTTCCACCCGCGCAATCTTTAGAAAACCGCAACACCAATACACCCGATCGCTGATTGCGGCATTGCCGGAACAAGCACGCAGAACCGGTCAACGTTTGTATACGATCGAAGGCCGACCACCCAGCCTACGAGGAAACATTCTCGGGTGTGCCTTTGCCGCCAGATGCCCACGATCAGAAGCGGTATGTTTTAGCCAACAGCCGCACTTCCGTTCAACGTTAAAAGATCAACCCGGGCATATAGTTGCCTGCCATTTTCCAGCCGGGCCACCACTGATCACCGAGGATGCGACTAGCGTGATGGAACTGAAGGACACCACCGATTCGCGTCCGTTGTTGGAGGTGGAAAATGTGGTCAAGGAATATCCAGCATTTAGTAGTGGGATCTTTCGGCGTCGGATTGGTTCAGTCCATGCGGTAAGTGATGTTTCCATAAGCGTGCGAGAGCATGAGACTCTAGGAATCGTCGGGGAATCGGGTTGTGGTAAATCCACCTTAGGTCGGCTGATCGCGGTTTTAGATGAATTAAGCTCCGGTACAGTTACATTCAATGGTGCTGATATTGCAGGTGTGCGGGGTGGGCGTCGAAAAGCTCTGCACCGCGATGTGCAAATGATGTTCCAGGATTCGGCCGCCGCGATGGACCCACGGATGCGCATTGATTCCATTCTCACGGAACCGTTGTCGATTCAGGGCATAGGAACCAAAGAACAGCGCCTGGAGAAAGCACGCGAGCTGCTGGCTGCTGTTGGCCTGGGAGAAGACGCACTAGCGCGCTATCCGCACGAGTTCTCTGGTGGACAATTGCAACGCATTGGGTTGGCCAGAGCGTTAGCGCTTGATCCGAAGCTAATCGTGTGTGATGAGCCGGTTTCTGCGTTGGACGTGTCGGTGCAAGCGCAGGTGTTGAACCTCATGCGGGATCTTCAACAACGGTTGGGATTGACTTATGTATTTATTTCCCATGACCTGTCAGTTGTGCGTTACGTGTCTGACCGCATTGGGGTGATGTATTTAGGAAAACTTGTGGAGATCGGACCGGCCGATGCGGTTGTCGATCATTCGAGACACCCTTATACCAAGGCGTTGGTGGAGTCGATTCCGGTGGCTGATCCGGATCGGATAAGCGACGACACCATCGTGTTGCAAGGCGAGCCCGCCAGTGCGATCAATCCGCCAGAAGGCTGCCGGTTTAAAACACGCTGCCCATTCGCCACCGCAGAATGCGGGACCGAACCCGAGTTGCGTGACAACGGGGCCGGGCATTTCGTGGCCTGCCACCATCCGCTTGACGTGATGAAACCGACGATCTCGCCAGAGGGAGAAGCTTGCTGTGCTTAA
- a CDS encoding DUF4261 domain-containing protein, whose translation MLTQDLAGGPVGAGAFTVDFYWGAHPKRGLDLSPVVKELTETCAIGTIKDTGGTLLLEGFGEKYGSLMPPMLMFSDITEVDDPDTIIDSFERTQLWRLGGREDEALALMNFTMGMTELHMPYASADFPPVARLEVYAAAIRGVIRSLRPDVVRIVHSGDVYFGSEMLQSLEDEQFQPAQLAVNIRSFNVAGKAQGEFLMDSLGAYLFDLPDVQVHAHTVDQDEVAGLVFGIVHYVLDEGDVFNDGDTVGVEEYKVQHEMSLVQPPREVIDVHFGEFAAGNR comes from the coding sequence ATGTTGACACAAGATTTAGCTGGGGGCCCGGTAGGTGCAGGGGCGTTTACGGTTGATTTTTATTGGGGGGCGCACCCTAAGCGGGGGTTGGATCTTTCACCTGTTGTTAAAGAACTAACCGAAACGTGTGCTATTGGCACAATTAAAGATACTGGTGGGACGCTGCTTTTGGAAGGTTTTGGCGAGAAATACGGAAGTCTCATGCCCCCGATGCTCATGTTTAGCGACATTACAGAAGTTGACGACCCTGACACGATCATCGATTCTTTCGAGCGCACTCAACTATGGCGGCTAGGTGGTCGTGAGGATGAAGCGCTAGCGTTGATGAACTTCACCATGGGAATGACCGAATTGCATATGCCGTATGCATCGGCTGATTTTCCGCCGGTTGCGCGGCTGGAAGTGTATGCGGCGGCGATTCGTGGTGTTATCCGATCCTTGCGCCCTGATGTGGTTCGGATTGTTCATTCCGGGGATGTGTATTTTGGCTCGGAGATGCTTCAGTCGCTAGAGGATGAACAGTTCCAGCCAGCGCAATTGGCAGTCAATATTCGTAGTTTTAATGTTGCTGGAAAAGCCCAAGGCGAGTTTTTAATGGATTCGCTGGGCGCATATCTGTTTGATTTACCGGATGTGCAAGTGCATGCACACACAGTGGATCAGGACGAAGTGGCTGGCTTGGTTTTTGGCATCGTGCATTATGTGTTGGATGAAGGGGATGTCTTTAACGACGGCGATACTGTTGGGGTGGAGGAATACAAGGTGCAACATGAGATGTCGTTGGTTCAGCCGCCGCGAGAAGTCATTGATGTGCATTTCGGAGAATTCGCGGCAGGAAACCGGTGA
- the rbsK gene encoding ribokinase, which produces MTIAVIGSNMVDLITYIDRMPDPGETVEAPDFQLGCGGKGANQAIAAARNGSEVLMVTRVGNDAFAANTKANFAANGIDTTYVLDTDTTSGVAPIFVDKNSQNSILIIKGANAKLSAADIDRAKADLEKCSLIILQLEIPLETVYYAIELGNQLGIPVLLNPAPATPGLELDRITGCDYFMPNETELALITGMPVDTLEEVKEAAKTLVNAGITNVVVTLGARGVYYLTESGEGEIPPFKVDAVDTTGAGDAFIGAFAHAVETGLDLKGALTKAAFYAADSVTKRGTQYSYAYAKDLDFP; this is translated from the coding sequence ATGACCATCGCAGTCATTGGCTCCAATATGGTGGATCTGATCACCTACATTGATCGGATGCCAGACCCCGGGGAAACCGTTGAAGCCCCTGATTTCCAATTGGGATGCGGCGGTAAAGGAGCCAACCAAGCAATCGCCGCCGCCCGCAACGGTTCGGAAGTGCTCATGGTAACCCGGGTAGGTAATGACGCTTTTGCTGCCAATACCAAGGCGAATTTCGCCGCAAATGGTATCGACACCACTTATGTTTTAGATACCGACACCACCAGTGGAGTGGCCCCCATCTTCGTGGATAAAAACTCCCAGAACTCGATTCTGATTATCAAAGGCGCCAACGCCAAACTAAGCGCTGCCGATATCGACCGGGCAAAAGCTGATCTGGAGAAGTGTTCGCTTATCATCCTGCAGCTAGAGATTCCGCTGGAAACCGTGTATTACGCCATTGAACTGGGCAATCAACTTGGCATACCCGTCTTGCTTAACCCAGCACCAGCCACACCCGGGCTTGAGCTTGACCGAATTACTGGGTGTGACTACTTCATGCCCAATGAAACGGAGCTGGCCCTGATCACCGGCATGCCGGTCGATACTTTGGAAGAAGTCAAGGAAGCCGCCAAGACATTGGTTAATGCTGGAATTACCAATGTGGTGGTCACCCTTGGTGCCCGAGGCGTGTATTACTTAACCGAGTCCGGTGAAGGGGAAATCCCACCATTTAAAGTTGACGCGGTTGACACCACAGGAGCTGGCGATGCCTTTATCGGCGCGTTTGCTCACGCGGTTGAAACAGGGCTAGATCTTAAGGGTGCGTTGACCAAGGCGGCGTTCTACGCTGCCGATTCCGTGACAAAACGCGGCACCCAGTACTCCTATGCGTATGCGAAAGATCTCGATTTTCCTTAA